One window of Legionella pneumophila subsp. pneumophila str. Philadelphia 1 genomic DNA carries:
- the glmM gene encoding phosphoglucosamine mutase — translation MSQRKYFGTDGIRGHVGLSNINPEFVLKLGWAVGCVLANGARKKVVIGKDTRVSGYMLESALEAGLSAAGVDVALLGPMPTPGIAYLTQTLRANAGIVISASHNLFEDNGIKFFSADGGKLPDSVELAIEAQLEKQLQTVPSAKLGKATRINDAAGRYIEFCKSTIPSLSRLSNLKIVVDCANGATYHIAPNVFSELGADVVPIGIKPDGFNINQECGSTAPELLREKVIAVGADIGIGLDGDGDRVILVDSLGNLVDGDQIIYIIAKDRHQRGVLHGGVVGTLMSNYGLELAITSLGVPFQRSKVGDRYVLETLREKDWKIGGETSGHIVCLDKTTTGDGIVAALQVLSIMVKQNKALHELTAGIQLLPQTLVNLKTNNAALLASNPDVIQAVKNLEKHLNGEGRVLLRPSGTEPLLRVMVEGANASIVKQQAQMLCDDISQIDKKMTESLPST, via the coding sequence ATGAGTCAACGTAAATATTTTGGTACGGATGGAATACGGGGTCACGTTGGATTATCAAATATTAACCCTGAATTTGTTTTAAAATTAGGCTGGGCAGTAGGCTGCGTTCTTGCGAACGGAGCGAGGAAAAAGGTAGTGATTGGTAAGGACACCAGAGTGTCTGGCTATATGTTGGAGTCGGCTTTGGAAGCAGGTTTGTCCGCAGCTGGAGTTGATGTGGCATTATTAGGACCAATGCCTACTCCTGGAATAGCCTATCTAACACAAACATTGAGGGCTAATGCAGGCATCGTGATTAGCGCTTCTCATAATTTATTTGAAGACAATGGCATTAAATTTTTTTCTGCTGATGGAGGAAAACTTCCGGATAGTGTAGAGCTTGCAATTGAAGCCCAATTAGAAAAACAGTTGCAAACTGTACCTTCAGCCAAGCTGGGTAAAGCAACACGTATTAATGATGCAGCGGGTCGTTACATAGAGTTTTGTAAATCTACGATTCCTTCCCTATCTCGACTATCCAATTTGAAAATAGTTGTGGATTGCGCCAACGGGGCAACCTATCATATCGCCCCAAATGTATTCTCTGAATTGGGTGCTGATGTAGTTCCTATAGGAATTAAACCAGATGGTTTTAATATCAATCAAGAATGTGGTTCGACAGCGCCTGAATTATTAAGAGAAAAGGTGATTGCTGTTGGGGCTGATATTGGTATTGGTTTGGATGGAGACGGGGATCGAGTTATTTTAGTGGATTCACTGGGAAATCTCGTAGATGGCGATCAAATTATTTATATCATTGCCAAGGACAGACACCAACGAGGAGTACTGCATGGAGGGGTCGTAGGCACGTTGATGAGTAATTATGGTCTTGAATTAGCAATTACCTCATTGGGGGTTCCTTTTCAACGCTCAAAAGTAGGTGACAGGTATGTTCTTGAAACGCTAAGAGAGAAAGATTGGAAGATTGGAGGTGAAACTTCTGGACATATTGTTTGTTTGGATAAAACAACAACAGGTGATGGAATTGTAGCAGCACTGCAAGTTCTTTCAATCATGGTGAAGCAAAATAAAGCACTGCATGAGTTAACTGCAGGTATTCAATTGTTACCTCAAACTTTAGTGAATTTAAAAACGAATAATGCTGCCTTGTTAGCCTCTAATCCTGATGTAATTCAGGCGGTTAAAAATTTGGAAAAACATCTTAATGGAGAGGGTAGAGTGTTACTCAGACCTTCTGGCACTGAGCCTTTACTGAGAGTTATGGTGGAAGGTGCTAATGCATCGATAGTCAAGCAACAAGCACAAATGTTATGTGATGACATCAGTCAGATCGATAAAAAAATGACTGAGAGCCTACCGTCCACTTGA
- the folP gene encoding dihydropteroate synthase — protein sequence MNSEQFLGWLERKSQPPSSLVFEKPLIMGVLNVTSDSFYDGGKYLSVDSACDQALKLIACGADLIDIGGESTKPGAPPVPLDVELSRVLPVIKQLRVLADVCISIDTNKPEVMEAAIDAGANVINDVYALRRDGALNVAAQLDVPVCLMHMKGEPRTMQENPSYPEGIMKELQHFFKERIDKCQKAGLNKNKLILDPGFGFGKRVKDNLKLIYHLNELRSFGLPILLGVSRKSTIGAVLNNEVEQRLIGSITLGIYAALKGTAIIRTHDVDETNQALTMINAIYQAAKEIG from the coding sequence GTGAATTCTGAACAGTTCCTCGGTTGGCTTGAGCGAAAGAGCCAACCTCCTTCCTCCTTGGTTTTTGAAAAGCCATTAATTATGGGTGTGTTAAATGTTACCTCGGACTCATTTTATGATGGTGGCAAGTATCTGTCTGTTGATAGCGCCTGTGATCAGGCCTTAAAATTAATTGCATGTGGAGCTGATCTCATTGATATTGGTGGGGAATCAACCAAACCTGGTGCTCCCCCAGTCCCTTTAGATGTTGAACTATCAAGAGTTCTTCCCGTAATCAAACAACTTCGTGTCCTCGCAGATGTGTGTATTTCTATTGATACTAATAAGCCAGAGGTGATGGAAGCGGCAATCGATGCTGGTGCGAATGTTATAAATGATGTTTATGCTTTAAGAAGGGATGGTGCTCTGAATGTTGCTGCGCAGTTAGATGTTCCTGTTTGTTTAATGCACATGAAAGGAGAGCCGCGAACTATGCAAGAAAATCCTTCTTACCCAGAAGGAATAATGAAGGAATTACAGCATTTTTTTAAAGAGCGCATCGATAAATGCCAGAAAGCTGGGCTGAATAAGAATAAATTAATTCTTGACCCTGGCTTTGGTTTTGGAAAGCGCGTTAAAGATAACCTAAAATTAATTTATCATCTGAACGAATTGCGTTCTTTTGGATTGCCAATTCTTTTGGGCGTTTCACGCAAAAGCACAATTGGTGCTGTATTGAATAATGAAGTTGAGCAACGTTTGATTGGAAGTATTACGCTAGGAATATATGCTGCTCTTAAAGGCACTGCAATTATCAGGACACATGATGTGGATGAAACGAATCAAGCATTAACTATGATTAATGCAATTTATCAAGCTGCTAAAGAAATCGGTTAA
- the ftsH gene encoding ATP-dependent zinc metalloprotease FtsH, with translation MVKNLFLWLIIAIVLVSVFSNFGPRNSVAEKISYSQFLQEVDQGMINSVTIEDNKIIKGVTKNNKRFVTYMPMQDNALLGELLKSKVDVSGQEKQQESFLLHLFINWFPMLLLIGVWIFFMRQMQGGGGRGAMSFGRSRARLLGEDQVKVTFADVAGVDEAKEEVKELVDFLRDPTKFQNLGGRIPRGVLLVGSPGTGKTLLARAVAGEAKVPFFTISGSDFVEMFVGVGASRVRDMFEQAKKHAPCIIFIDEIDAVGRHRGAGLGGGHDEREQTLNQLLVEMDGFEGNEGVIVVAATNRPDVLDPALLRPGRFDRQVVVPLPDIRGREQILKVHLQKVPVDSHVEVKAIARGTPGFSGADLANLVNEAALFAARANKRKVGMIELDKAKDKIMMGAERRSMVMDDNEKKLTAYHEAGHAIVGLSVPEHDPVYKVSIIPRGRALGVTMFLPEQDRYSHSKRRLESQLCSLFGGRIAEELIFGPESVTTGASNDIMRSTEIARKMVTTWGLSALGPLTFGEEEEEIFLGRSVNKHKEMSDRTAQQIDDEVRAIIDRNYQRAKEILETNIDKLHLMAQSLIKYETIDTNQIQEIMSGKEPTPPEDWGSTKPMDKAESVNDAPAKPINGETIENPAEGH, from the coding sequence ATGGTTAAAAATTTATTTTTGTGGCTGATAATAGCGATAGTTCTTGTCTCTGTTTTCAGTAATTTTGGTCCTCGTAACTCAGTTGCTGAGAAAATTTCTTATAGCCAGTTTTTACAGGAAGTGGATCAAGGGATGATTAACTCTGTTACGATTGAGGATAACAAAATCATCAAGGGCGTAACCAAGAATAATAAACGCTTTGTCACGTACATGCCGATGCAAGACAATGCTTTGTTAGGCGAATTGTTGAAAAGCAAAGTCGATGTCAGTGGTCAGGAAAAACAACAGGAAAGTTTCCTTTTGCATTTATTTATTAACTGGTTCCCAATGTTGTTATTGATAGGTGTATGGATATTTTTCATGCGCCAAATGCAAGGCGGCGGTGGTCGCGGCGCAATGTCTTTCGGCAGATCAAGAGCTCGGCTATTAGGTGAAGATCAGGTTAAAGTCACCTTTGCAGATGTTGCAGGTGTTGATGAAGCCAAAGAAGAAGTGAAAGAGCTTGTCGATTTTTTACGTGATCCAACAAAGTTTCAAAATTTGGGTGGACGCATTCCCCGCGGTGTTTTGCTGGTCGGTTCCCCTGGTACAGGTAAAACATTATTAGCCAGGGCAGTTGCCGGGGAAGCGAAAGTCCCTTTCTTTACCATTTCAGGTTCTGATTTTGTTGAGATGTTTGTTGGGGTCGGTGCGTCCCGAGTGCGTGATATGTTTGAGCAAGCCAAAAAGCATGCGCCATGTATCATCTTTATAGATGAAATCGATGCAGTAGGTAGACACAGAGGCGCCGGCTTGGGTGGCGGTCATGATGAACGCGAGCAAACACTTAACCAATTGCTTGTTGAAATGGATGGATTTGAAGGTAATGAAGGAGTTATTGTCGTAGCGGCAACTAACCGTCCCGATGTTTTGGACCCCGCGCTTTTACGTCCCGGCCGCTTTGATCGTCAAGTCGTTGTTCCTTTGCCTGATATCAGAGGTCGTGAGCAAATATTAAAAGTTCATTTACAAAAGGTCCCTGTAGATAGCCATGTAGAAGTGAAAGCTATTGCACGCGGTACCCCAGGTTTTTCAGGAGCGGATTTAGCCAATCTTGTTAATGAAGCGGCATTATTTGCTGCCAGGGCTAATAAACGCAAAGTGGGTATGATTGAACTGGATAAAGCAAAAGATAAAATTATGATGGGGGCTGAAAGACGCTCCATGGTAATGGATGATAACGAGAAAAAACTCACCGCATATCATGAAGCAGGTCATGCTATCGTTGGTCTGTCAGTTCCTGAGCATGATCCAGTTTATAAAGTATCAATAATTCCTCGAGGCCGAGCTTTGGGTGTAACTATGTTTTTACCAGAACAAGACAGATATAGTCACAGCAAACGCCGTTTGGAAAGTCAATTATGCAGTCTGTTTGGTGGTCGAATTGCAGAGGAATTAATTTTTGGTCCTGAAAGTGTGACAACGGGTGCTTCCAATGACATTATGCGGTCTACTGAGATTGCTCGCAAAATGGTTACAACTTGGGGCTTATCTGCTTTAGGTCCTCTAACTTTTGGTGAGGAAGAGGAAGAAATATTTTTAGGACGCTCAGTGAATAAACATAAGGAGATGTCCGATAGAACAGCACAGCAAATTGATGACGAGGTTCGTGCTATTATTGACAGGAACTATCAAAGAGCAAAAGAAATATTGGAAACTAATATCGATAAATTACATTTAATGGCTCAAAGCCTCATCAAATACGAAACGATAGACACCAATCAAATTCAAGAAATTATGTCTGGTAAAGAGCCTACCCCTCCGGAGGATTGGGGGTCAACAAAACCGATGGATAAGGCTGAGTCGGTTAATGATGCTCCTGCAAAGCCTATTAATGGCGAAACAATAGAAAATCCGGCAGAAGGACATTAA
- the rlmE gene encoding 23S rRNA (uridine(2552)-2'-O)-methyltransferase RlmE, producing MNRTKSSKRWLQEHFDDVYVKKAQAEGYRSRAVYKLKEIDDKESLIKPGMTVVDLGAAPGGWTQYASEKMRGSGRLVALDILPMDALPNVEFILGDFREDNVLQELINLIPQRTLDLLLSDMAPNMSGSSAIDIPRAMYLVELAFDFAEKMLKPGGNMLVKIFHGSGFDELVKQARASFEKVVIRKPSASRSRSKETYLLAKGYNL from the coding sequence ATGAATCGTACTAAAAGCAGTAAACGTTGGCTGCAAGAGCATTTTGATGACGTTTATGTAAAAAAAGCGCAGGCTGAAGGATATCGAAGTCGAGCCGTATATAAACTCAAAGAAATAGATGACAAAGAGTCACTCATTAAACCAGGCATGACAGTGGTTGATTTAGGGGCTGCTCCTGGTGGCTGGACACAATACGCCTCAGAAAAGATGAGAGGAAGCGGTCGTCTTGTTGCATTAGATATTTTACCCATGGATGCTTTGCCTAATGTGGAGTTTATCCTTGGGGATTTTCGTGAAGATAATGTCTTGCAAGAATTAATTAATTTGATTCCTCAAAGGACTTTAGACTTGTTATTATCGGATATGGCCCCAAATATGAGTGGAAGCTCAGCAATAGATATTCCAAGAGCCATGTATCTGGTAGAGCTGGCTTTTGATTTCGCGGAAAAAATGTTAAAACCCGGTGGTAATATGCTAGTTAAAATTTTTCATGGCTCGGGTTTTGATGAATTAGTCAAACAGGCACGAGCGTCTTTTGAAAAAGTGGTAATCCGTAAGCCATCCGCTTCAAGATCTCGTTCAAAAGAAACCTATTTGCTGGCAAAGGGCTATAATTTATAG
- the yhbY gene encoding ribosome assembly RNA-binding protein YhbY → MDTSFKQSLKAKAHHLKPVVLLGAKGLTEAILAETNVALLAHELIKVKINGAEKEDRMQMAEELCEQLHAELVQMIGNTLVLYRKNEE, encoded by the coding sequence GTGGATACGTCTTTTAAACAATCACTTAAAGCCAAGGCTCATCATTTAAAGCCCGTTGTGCTCCTTGGCGCCAAAGGCTTAACTGAAGCTATATTGGCAGAAACGAATGTAGCCTTGTTAGCACATGAATTAATTAAAGTCAAAATTAATGGGGCTGAAAAGGAAGACAGAATGCAAATGGCTGAGGAGCTTTGTGAACAATTGCATGCCGAATTAGTTCAGATGATAGGAAATACACTGGTTCTGTATCGTAAAAATGAAGAATAA
- a CDS encoding acyltransferase family protein: protein MNYRPDIDGLRAIAILLVLIYHGGLSLFPSGFIGVDVFFVISGFLITTIIHESLNKNDFSFFDFYNRRLWRLQPVFVALIVVTTLLSVLFYLPDDLIEFSRSARKASLFISNLFFNKTTTGYFSPDTHQLPLLHTWSLSIEWQCYLVLPLAMYGLYRFLNKGQVIYIVHGLAILFFLLALYYSQAAPAQTYYQFSSRIFEFLIGSCIALSPRIEFSINKSILVILGLSALFFIIYTATLDNILLGYPNWRTLFVCLATGLLIALGTNFPSLAIVNALSFRPLVFIGVLSYSLYIWHWVVFSILRYQNIEERSEVLFIVYGIVFVLAYLSWRYIEKPTKKFRHIPFRYTVVILLLIPVLFSHLSSLVIKSHSGYPQRFNQELVRVYKQLKSYESPYRALCIDNTRADNAWKCKIGAKEQGGRTGLMIGDSFSNHYWGFMDVLGKAAGVSILAQGTSSCISLPGIYLYDWWHFKDKIYQDCYEQTEKYYRMIQKNHYDYVIIGQVWENYVSAHIINQRGDDYSAELTKKRLADALDRALGVIISSGAKPVLIESTAVTHGNLHQCFFKHIKLRQSYNSEECRFTLTSSDNETWLNQLFDNMRRKYPQLIIIDPKQVQCRDNVCYSDLNGIPVYRDEGHITDYASYQLGYLYLREFENPLI, encoded by the coding sequence ATGAATTATAGACCCGATATAGATGGATTAAGGGCCATCGCAATTTTATTGGTCTTAATTTATCATGGGGGCCTCTCGCTTTTTCCATCAGGGTTTATCGGTGTTGATGTATTTTTTGTTATATCAGGTTTTCTCATTACTACTATTATCCATGAGTCACTGAATAAGAATGATTTTTCATTCTTCGATTTTTATAATCGAAGGTTATGGCGGTTACAGCCTGTTTTCGTTGCTCTGATCGTGGTGACAACCCTACTAAGTGTATTGTTTTATTTGCCTGATGATTTAATTGAATTTAGTCGTAGTGCGCGTAAAGCATCGCTGTTTATTTCCAACCTGTTTTTTAATAAAACAACCACCGGATATTTTTCACCCGATACCCATCAACTTCCTTTGCTGCATACCTGGTCTCTTTCAATTGAGTGGCAATGTTATCTGGTTTTGCCACTGGCGATGTATGGCTTATATCGGTTTCTAAATAAAGGGCAGGTTATCTATATTGTGCATGGGTTGGCCATTTTATTTTTTTTGCTGGCTTTGTACTACTCACAGGCGGCTCCTGCCCAAACCTATTATCAATTTTCCAGTCGTATTTTTGAGTTTTTAATCGGTTCTTGCATCGCTTTAAGCCCTCGAATTGAGTTCTCAATCAATAAGTCAATTTTAGTTATTTTAGGCTTATCCGCATTATTTTTTATAATTTATACCGCTACACTGGATAATATTCTTCTTGGATATCCTAATTGGCGTACACTTTTTGTGTGTCTGGCAACGGGTTTGTTGATAGCATTAGGTACAAATTTTCCTTCACTTGCTATTGTAAATGCTCTCTCTTTTCGACCATTAGTGTTTATAGGAGTTTTATCTTATTCTCTTTATATTTGGCATTGGGTTGTCTTTTCAATTTTAAGGTACCAAAATATCGAAGAGCGGTCTGAGGTTTTATTTATAGTTTATGGCATTGTTTTTGTTTTAGCTTATTTATCCTGGCGATATATAGAAAAACCGACGAAAAAATTCAGACATATTCCTTTTCGTTATACGGTTGTGATTTTATTGCTGATCCCTGTTTTATTTTCTCATTTAAGCTCTTTAGTTATTAAATCTCATTCTGGATATCCACAACGATTTAATCAGGAGCTGGTTAGGGTTTATAAACAATTAAAGAGTTACGAAAGCCCATACAGAGCGTTATGTATAGATAATACCAGGGCAGACAATGCGTGGAAATGCAAAATAGGAGCAAAAGAGCAAGGTGGCAGGACTGGCCTTATGATAGGTGATTCTTTTTCCAATCATTATTGGGGGTTTATGGATGTGTTAGGGAAAGCTGCCGGTGTTTCAATATTGGCTCAAGGAACCTCTTCTTGTATTTCCTTACCAGGCATATATCTTTATGATTGGTGGCATTTCAAAGATAAAATATATCAGGATTGTTATGAGCAAACGGAAAAATATTATCGCATGATTCAAAAGAATCATTACGATTATGTAATTATAGGTCAAGTATGGGAAAATTATGTTTCAGCCCATATTATCAATCAACGTGGCGATGATTATTCTGCAGAATTAACCAAAAAGCGTTTGGCAGATGCCTTAGACAGAGCACTTGGCGTGATAATATCTTCTGGAGCAAAACCTGTATTAATCGAATCAACCGCGGTAACGCATGGAAATTTACATCAATGCTTTTTTAAGCATATTAAATTAAGACAAAGTTATAACTCAGAAGAGTGCCGCTTTACTTTAACCAGTTCAGATAATGAGACTTGGCTAAACCAATTGTTTGATAACATGCGAAGAAAATACCCTCAATTGATAATAATCGATCCTAAACAAGTTCAATGTCGCGATAATGTTTGCTATTCCGATTTGAACGGGATTCCAGTATATCGTGATGAAGGGCATATTACTGATTACGCTTCATACCAACTGGGTTATTTATATTTGCGGGAGTTTGAAAATCCTTTGATTTAA
- the frgA gene encoding siderophore biosynthetic protein FrgA: MALAYGNFHELSHQLRFLLFEIGIGLPQNSVDYFITLAHKNTLKRLQHASIKEGLIQSAIASHHIHDFIDQLQIKLKNSMPESKFFQWRKIREALDESIANEALAYAYRQNWNTQLRNEAMHYKSLWTWINNELSPYQTLLFLEQWGSLRHPYHPAFSAKTGFTRREVLQNSPEFQAKVSVHWCALNKTKIQSISSKIDYANQISQEFPKEYFYWREKLLFSHINPDDYYPIPVHPWQWRNQLQMAFASLIDNKSLILLPHHQTLIPSLSPDIMMPTQSTQCTLKLATTLSTSMAGKLDNSDDMVLLSRWIDSLLAKTNYYQNTLFICKNLESMSTYDQTLSECNRVKLLFGLYQNPLHKIRQDQRAVPLPALLTDSPCSNTPLLIEIIKASELHPTTYFTEYCYKMLFGQLHLLLKYGLALEVEQHNILVIFDDNKPQGIIIKEPNNLKLCNHELFKNVQKPNAPDSLSIYTKDLNQVRTLFIQGTLKNHLHHLIGCLRNEYQISEKTLWGLTRQVMQTVFKDLSKDIDPRILSWQQHLLLHDNWEHQPELLLSLHSKINRNITIKEYNPLSEI; the protein is encoded by the coding sequence ATGGCCCTGGCGTACGGTAATTTTCATGAACTCAGCCATCAATTACGCTTTTTACTATTTGAAATTGGCATAGGACTACCACAAAATAGTGTGGATTATTTTATTACCTTAGCCCATAAAAATACCCTGAAGCGTTTACAGCATGCCTCCATTAAGGAAGGATTAATTCAATCAGCCATTGCAAGTCACCATATCCATGATTTCATTGACCAATTGCAGATAAAACTGAAAAATTCAATGCCGGAAAGCAAGTTTTTTCAATGGCGAAAAATCAGGGAAGCATTAGATGAATCGATTGCTAATGAGGCTTTGGCTTATGCCTACAGGCAAAACTGGAACACCCAATTAAGAAATGAAGCCATGCACTACAAGAGTCTGTGGACATGGATAAATAATGAACTATCTCCGTATCAAACGTTATTATTTCTGGAACAGTGGGGCAGTTTGAGGCATCCCTATCACCCGGCATTCAGCGCAAAAACAGGGTTTACGCGAAGAGAAGTACTCCAAAACTCTCCCGAATTCCAGGCCAAAGTCAGTGTACATTGGTGTGCATTAAATAAAACAAAAATTCAGTCAATAAGCTCAAAAATTGATTATGCCAACCAAATTTCTCAAGAATTTCCCAAAGAATATTTTTATTGGCGTGAAAAATTGTTATTTAGCCACATCAACCCTGATGATTATTATCCAATTCCTGTTCACCCTTGGCAGTGGAGGAATCAATTACAAATGGCGTTTGCATCTTTAATTGATAATAAATCCCTCATCTTGTTACCTCATCACCAAACACTAATACCTTCTTTATCACCTGATATTATGATGCCAACACAATCCACTCAATGTACACTTAAACTGGCTACCACTTTAAGCACCTCAATGGCTGGAAAACTCGATAATTCTGATGACATGGTATTGCTTAGCAGATGGATCGATTCCCTGTTAGCAAAAACAAACTATTACCAAAATACCTTGTTTATATGTAAAAACCTGGAGAGCATGAGCACCTATGATCAAACTCTCTCTGAATGCAATCGAGTAAAATTATTGTTTGGCTTATATCAAAACCCACTCCACAAAATAAGACAGGATCAAAGAGCAGTTCCATTACCTGCCCTATTAACTGATTCACCTTGTAGCAATACACCATTACTCATTGAAATTATTAAAGCTAGCGAACTACACCCAACGACTTATTTCACTGAATATTGTTATAAGATGTTATTTGGACAATTGCATCTATTGCTAAAATATGGATTAGCACTAGAAGTGGAGCAACACAATATTTTAGTCATCTTCGATGACAATAAACCTCAGGGGATAATTATAAAAGAGCCAAACAACCTTAAGCTATGCAATCATGAATTGTTTAAAAACGTTCAAAAACCCAACGCTCCAGACTCTCTATCCATCTATACAAAAGATCTTAATCAGGTTAGAACCCTTTTCATCCAGGGAACATTAAAAAATCATCTACATCACTTGATTGGCTGTTTACGTAATGAGTATCAGATTTCTGAAAAAACCTTATGGGGATTAACGCGCCAAGTCATGCAAACTGTATTTAAAGACTTATCCAAAGACATTGATCCGCGTATTCTAAGTTGGCAACAACATCTATTGCTTCATGATAACTGGGAGCATCAACCTGAATTGTTATTAAGTCTGCATTCCAAAATCAATCGAAATATTACAATAAAGGAATACAACCCATTATCAGAGATCTAA
- a CDS encoding CDP-alcohol phosphatidyltransferase family protein: MILKHIPNTLTLLRLVLIAPFLMYLFHHEYVKAFYIFIAAGLTDGLDGWLARHFQWQSFFGSFVDPLADKLLVASSFISLALLNSLPWWLVLLVFLRDFTISMGVLAWYYFIQRKLDFEPSRLSKLNTGFQLTLVTLCLFELAYFRFPYDLVDILIYLTAFTTVTSYLDYVWTWSRKAWSPKES; encoded by the coding sequence ATGATACTAAAACATATTCCCAATACCTTAACATTGCTAAGATTAGTTTTAATAGCTCCTTTTCTAATGTATTTATTTCATCATGAATACGTTAAGGCCTTTTATATATTTATCGCCGCAGGATTAACTGATGGTTTGGATGGTTGGTTAGCCAGGCATTTTCAATGGCAAAGTTTTTTTGGCTCATTTGTTGACCCTCTTGCAGATAAATTGTTAGTTGCCTCCAGCTTCATTTCTTTAGCTCTCTTAAACTCCTTGCCCTGGTGGTTAGTGCTTCTTGTTTTTTTAAGAGACTTCACTATTTCAATGGGAGTATTAGCCTGGTATTACTTTATACAGCGCAAACTGGATTTTGAGCCCTCTCGACTCAGTAAACTCAATACCGGCTTCCAGTTAACTTTAGTCACTTTATGTTTATTTGAATTAGCTTACTTTAGATTCCCCTATGATTTAGTTGATATACTCATCTATTTAACTGCCTTTACCACCGTTACTTCCTACCTTGATTATGTTTGGACCTGGAGCAGAAAAGCCTGGTCCCCCAAAGAATCGTAA
- the hda gene encoding DnaA regulatory inactivator Hda has product MNKQLALAIKLNDEATLDDFNWGNNTLLQQQLIEMLSFKADRLLYLWGPKGSGKSHLLQACCQAINLTQSAIYLPLAFLKEWGPQSIEGLEDQTLICIDDINTIANDSAWEEALFHLYNKIKDSERSLLIISGNQPPIKCDIKLADLRSRLSWGLVIQLNELNDDEKINTLKMRAAKRGFELPESVGHFLLNRCSRNMHDLYEILNQLDDASWEAHRKITIPFVKNILKI; this is encoded by the coding sequence ATGAATAAACAGCTGGCCCTGGCAATAAAATTGAATGATGAAGCAACCCTGGACGACTTCAATTGGGGTAATAATACCTTGTTGCAGCAGCAATTAATTGAAATGCTTTCTTTTAAGGCAGACAGGTTGCTCTATCTTTGGGGCCCTAAAGGAAGTGGCAAATCACATTTACTGCAAGCTTGTTGCCAAGCCATTAATTTAACCCAATCAGCCATTTACCTTCCTTTAGCTTTTTTAAAAGAATGGGGACCACAAAGCATTGAAGGATTAGAAGATCAAACTTTAATTTGTATTGATGATATTAATACCATCGCTAACGATTCGGCCTGGGAAGAAGCTTTATTCCATTTATATAATAAGATTAAGGACTCCGAACGTTCTCTTTTAATTATATCAGGTAATCAACCACCAATAAAATGTGACATTAAACTTGCGGATTTACGCTCCAGACTAAGTTGGGGATTAGTTATTCAGTTGAATGAATTAAACGATGACGAAAAAATAAACACACTCAAAATGCGCGCAGCAAAACGCGGATTTGAACTTCCTGAGAGTGTCGGACATTTTTTATTAAACCGTTGCTCTCGAAACATGCATGATTTATATGAGATCCTCAACCAGCTAGATGATGCATCTTGGGAGGCTCATCGTAAAATCACCATACCTTTTGTTAAAAATATTTTGAAAATATAA